In Candidatus Palauibacter soopunensis, the following are encoded in one genomic region:
- the lexA gene encoding transcriptional repressor LexA, whose product MALTKRQREMLDFLEGFIRFRGYSPSFEEIAEEFGYRSLATVHEHLQNLQAKGYIRKNYNESRSVELVEGKIQVAAVELPLYGNVAAGQPIEVIQEQETVSVPEDMIAGSLSEHYVLRVRGDSMIDEQIRDGDYVIVQSRETAHNGEMVIALVEGENATMKKFYLEQERVRLQPANPALAPMYLHPSQVTIQGVVIGVIRRY is encoded by the coding sequence ATGGCGCTTACGAAGCGACAGCGCGAGATGCTGGACTTCCTCGAGGGCTTCATACGGTTCCGCGGGTATTCGCCGAGCTTCGAGGAGATCGCGGAGGAGTTCGGCTACCGCTCGCTCGCGACGGTGCACGAGCACCTCCAGAACCTGCAGGCGAAGGGGTATATCCGAAAAAACTACAACGAGAGTCGATCGGTCGAACTGGTGGAGGGAAAAATCCAGGTCGCCGCGGTCGAACTGCCGCTGTACGGCAACGTGGCGGCGGGTCAGCCCATAGAGGTCATCCAGGAGCAGGAGACCGTCTCCGTTCCCGAAGACATGATCGCGGGTTCCCTGAGCGAACACTATGTGCTCCGGGTCCGCGGCGATTCGATGATCGACGAACAGATCCGCGACGGCGACTACGTCATCGTCCAGTCGCGCGAGACGGCGCACAACGGCGAAATGGTGATCGCCCTCGTCGAGGGCGAGAACGCCACCATGAAGAAGTTCTACCTGGAGCAGGAGCGCGTTCGGCTTCAGCCCGCGAATCCGGCGCTCGCGCCGATGTACCTGCACCCATCGCAGGTGACGATCCAGGGCGTCGTGATCGGCGTGATCCGGCGCTACTGA
- the truA gene encoding tRNA pseudouridine(38-40) synthase TruA codes for MSDAAAPRARFRATIEYDGTSFHGSQLQPGVRTVQREVEEALGKLFDQPVRIDLAGRTDAGVHATAQEIAFGGPPAWSAEELARALGACLPDDIAVRKARNAADDFHPRFDAEGRRYRYVIAEGGRRRPFLRDRAWIPRWPLDRDALARLAGAIPGERSFERFARAGQPERGTRCRVASAAWCFDPPPFVSFEIVADRFLHHMVRYLVGTSVEIAAGRRPSEDFERLLVGEAASRPVFPAPPGGLYLTGVRYGGEWNSGPGIPWLPAEGHRT; via the coding sequence ATGTCAGATGCCGCGGCCCCGCGCGCCCGTTTCCGGGCCACGATCGAGTACGATGGGACCTCCTTCCACGGATCCCAACTACAGCCCGGGGTGCGCACCGTCCAGCGCGAGGTGGAGGAGGCGCTCGGGAAACTCTTCGATCAGCCGGTCCGAATCGACCTCGCCGGCCGCACGGACGCCGGGGTTCACGCGACGGCGCAGGAGATCGCGTTCGGCGGGCCGCCCGCCTGGAGTGCGGAGGAGCTGGCCCGGGCGCTCGGGGCCTGTCTTCCCGACGACATCGCGGTCCGGAAGGCGAGGAACGCGGCGGACGATTTTCATCCGCGCTTCGACGCCGAGGGGCGCCGCTACCGGTATGTCATCGCGGAAGGCGGCCGGAGGCGGCCGTTCCTGCGCGACCGCGCATGGATCCCGCGGTGGCCGCTGGACCGCGACGCGCTCGCCCGGCTTGCGGGGGCGATCCCCGGGGAACGGTCGTTCGAGCGCTTTGCCCGCGCCGGGCAGCCCGAGCGCGGGACGCGCTGCCGGGTCGCGAGCGCGGCCTGGTGCTTCGACCCCCCGCCTTTCGTCTCCTTCGAGATCGTCGCCGACCGCTTCCTCCACCACATGGTGCGCTACCTCGTGGGGACCTCCGTGGAAATCGCCGCGGGGCGCCGTCCGTCCGAAGACTTCGAGCGACTGTTGGTGGGAGAAGCCGCATCGAGACCGGTCTTCCCCGCTCCGCCGGGCGGGCTCTACCTGACGGGCGTTCGGTACGGCGGCGAATGGAATTCCGGCCCCGGGATCCCCTGGCTCCCGGCCGAAGGGCATCGAACGTGA
- the trpD gene encoding anthranilate phosphoribosyltransferase: MTNTIRRVLSGETLDAAAAEATFDRFMSGEATQAEMAALLAALRMRGETAAEVAGGVRALRKAMIPLLLDDDRIIDTCGTGGGTLTTFNISTAAAFVAAAGGVRIAKHGNRSFTSKCGSADVLEMLGIPIELPPEDEKRMFEETGFVFMFAPAHHPAMRHVGPVRAALGVTTIMNLLGPLANPAGVRRQVVGVAHPDLQRLVADTLLELGHERALVVHGEPGMDELSPLGPTRVFRIENGTLSEFEVAPSDFGWPEYAPGDLAGGEPEENAERVRRVIGGDEAGAGRAAVVLNAAAAFWVAGDVDTLAAGVAAAEQSIDSGAAEAHVRSLQTFRPTV, encoded by the coding sequence GTGACGAACACGATCCGGCGCGTCCTCTCCGGAGAGACCCTGGATGCCGCCGCCGCCGAAGCCACGTTTGACCGCTTCATGAGCGGCGAGGCCACGCAGGCCGAGATGGCCGCGCTCCTCGCGGCGCTCAGGATGCGCGGGGAAACGGCCGCCGAGGTCGCCGGCGGCGTCCGCGCGCTCCGGAAGGCCATGATTCCGCTCCTCCTGGACGACGACCGCATCATCGACACCTGCGGGACGGGCGGGGGCACGCTGACCACGTTCAACATCTCGACCGCGGCCGCATTCGTTGCCGCGGCCGGCGGCGTCCGCATCGCGAAGCACGGCAACCGTTCGTTCACCTCGAAGTGTGGCAGCGCCGATGTGCTCGAGATGCTCGGGATCCCCATCGAACTTCCTCCCGAGGACGAGAAGCGGATGTTCGAGGAGACCGGGTTCGTGTTCATGTTCGCGCCGGCCCACCATCCGGCCATGCGGCATGTGGGCCCCGTCCGCGCCGCGCTCGGCGTGACGACGATCATGAACCTGCTCGGCCCGCTCGCGAACCCCGCGGGCGTGCGGCGGCAGGTCGTCGGCGTCGCCCACCCCGATCTTCAGCGCCTCGTCGCCGACACCCTCCTCGAACTCGGCCACGAGCGCGCGCTCGTCGTCCACGGCGAGCCCGGTATGGACGAACTGAGCCCCCTCGGCCCGACCCGGGTCTTCCGCATCGAGAACGGGACGCTGTCCGAGTTCGAGGTTGCGCCGTCCGACTTCGGCTGGCCCGAGTACGCACCCGGCGATCTGGCCGGAGGCGAACCGGAGGAGAACGCGGAACGAGTCCGGCGCGTGATCGGCGGCGACGAAGCCGGGGCCGGCCGCGCGGCCGTCGTGCTCAACGCCGCCGCCGCCTTCTGGGTCGCGGGCGACGTGGACACCCTGGCCGCCGGCGTCGCCGCCGCCGAGCAATCCATCGATTCCGGCGCGGCCGAGGCGCACGTTCGATCCCTGCAGACGTTTCGACCGACGGTCTGA